A section of the Amblyomma americanum isolate KBUSLIRL-KWMA chromosome 2, ASM5285725v1, whole genome shotgun sequence genome encodes:
- the LOC144121568 gene encoding uncharacterized protein LOC144121568, which produces MPKRRRSRALFVKADGSPMLFSLVPCSERKEIRELIEYGGGVLVQPEKVPDAIRLVPSSVTVTDSSDVVFSANYIRACAKSDKLLRLIEFKIPMAPAVVDASDSKTRRLRSIRSRREYTLGEEIAIAEFVAKKPGVRVHGNAVYKEMASAGVVPGKHSWQSLKEHYLKNIFPVKHLYESPHEVNVPSGKQRSESAGDQGSSPLLAAASGGIVEDSDSEAALRNLGPMPGVAEVHPVVATKKAHRDDRSDPGSPASTVSAASTVFISDSGHSPDEDSTPESEQDDVSKVRRRLVRVLAMLREGKNTESHERCPADCGCPRSTRYIRTFREAISLSAFLAYHGEPLPSESPGIEDPEIAMLLEILLRDREGRD; this is translated from the exons ATGCCAAAAAGGCGGCGAAGTCGAGCGCTGTTCGTGAAGGCGGATGGTAGCCCCATGTTGTTCTCCTTGGTGCCCTGTTCGGAGCGCAAGGAGATACGGGAGCTTATAGAGTACGGAGGTGGCGTTCTCGTACAGCCAGAAAAAGTTCCTGATGCCATACGACTGGTGCCGTCCAGCGTTACTGTTACAGACAGCAGCGATGTTGTCTTCTCTGCTAATTACATTCGCGCTTGTGCCAAAAGCGACAAGCTACTTCGTCTCATAGAGTTCAAAATACCAATGGCGCCAGCCGTGGTGGACGCAAGCGACTCCAAGACACGAAGACTCCGTTCCATTCGCTCAAGAAGGGAATACACCCTTGGCGAAGAAATTGCGATTGCAGAGTTCGTAGCTAAGAAGCCAGGCGTCCGTGTCCATGGCAATGCGGTGTACAAAGAAATGGCCTCGGCTGGTGTCGTGCCCGGCAAGCATTCATGGCAGTCGCTGAAGGAACATTATCTGAAAAATATCTTCCCCGTGAAACATCTGTACGAGTCGCCTCATGAGGTTAACGTTCCGTCCGGAAAACAGCGCAGTGAATCGGCGGGAGACCAAGGCAGCTCGCCCTTACTGGCTGCGGCATCGGGCGGCATCGTCGAGGACAGCGACAGTGAGGCTGCTCTCCGTAATCTTGGTCCTATGCCAGGTGTTGCTGAAGTCCATCCAGTCGTGGCTACCAAGAAAGCGCACAGGGATGAT AGAAGTGACCCAGGCTCACCGGCGAGTACTGTTAGCGCGGCGAGCACAGTCTTTATATCGGATTCCGGGCACTCGCCAGATGAAGACTCTACTCCGGAGTCCGAGCAGGACGATGTGTCCAAGGTGCGGAGAAGGTTGGTGAGGGTGCTGGCGATGCTGAGAGAAGGCAAGAACACTGAGTCACACGAGAGGTGCCCAGCAGACTGTGGCTGTCCCCGTTCAACTCGGTACATTCGGACTTTTCGAGAAGCAATTTCGCTCAGTGCCTTCCTGGCATACCATGGCGAGCCACTGCCAAGCGAGAGCCCAGGAATCGAGGACCCTGAGATAGCCATGCTCCTAGAAATCTTACTGCGTGATCGTGAAGGCAGGGATTAA